The following nucleotide sequence is from Cyclobacteriaceae bacterium.
GTGATGGGCGCTCCCATTCCCATCGCTTCAAAGAACACCTGATCAGGGCCGGCCAGATCAAGAAGGTGAACATGAGGGAGAACAAGAAAAATGATCTTTGTTTTTTCCATAGGCAACTCAGTGCAACAAATCTATTGAAAGCAGCAGGATGACCACAGACATATAAGTGACATTTTGGGCCAGGGCGGATTTAGTCACCTGGGAGGCGTCGTGAAATATAAATTCACGTTAGTGAAGGGATAAAAAAACCGGCTTTATGACCGGTTGATAGGATCTGATGAGTGACTAATACATCATCTGCATGAGGATGCAGATGTGTGGCGTAAAACGATCTCTTAAATGATTAGAATCCGTTTACAGAAATTCCAATGGTAACCGAATTCATAGATGTCTGAATCGGGCCCTTATTATCCTGGAACATCGGCGACATATTCACATAGCTGAAAATACCAAAGCCGCCAACACCGATGCGGCCATACAATCCGTAGCGAAGTGTATTCATACCGTGGTTCTGCTTGTTCTTGATGCTCTTGTCTTCACCACCTTCACTAAAATCGATCTTGGTAAAAGAGTCATAAAGGATTCCGAATCGTGCACCAAAGGCAAGGTTGATACTTCTTGCGATATCCTCAGGAGCCGTATCATAACGAAGCTCCAGCGGCATTTCAATATAATTGTTGATCAGCTGTGAACGGTTGATCGTAACGCCTGGATAAAGACTATTGGCAGGAACCAGTGCATAGGTTCCAGCATACACTCCATCAGGTACTGGAGAGTTGGTCAGTGTGTAGTTGTTCGTAAACTTCCATCGCTCAAGACTCAATCCGATTCCCGGAGTAAAGCTGAATCTTGACTTAAGAATTCTGATCTGGTATTGATAATAAATATTGAGTGTTCTGGAGCCCCAGAATCCTTTTTGAAAGTCAGGAGGAACGACGCCATTTTTAAAATTGAGACCTAACTCAACGACAATTGATCCCGGAATATCAGGTCTTGAGGTTTTTTTCTTAGTAGTTGGGACAGAGACTGCCTTTGCCTGAATTGAATCCTGCTGCTGAGAATACCCTGCTACACTCGCCAAAACGAACACCAGCAACATGACCGATCGAACTACCATAGATATTTTGAATTTTAAAGCCCCAAAAATAGGCTTTTTGAGCGAGGGGCAAAACCGTCTTTTTTGTGAAATAGATTAATGTTCTAAATTTGCGGACTTGTTTTTAAGGAAAACAAAAACGGGCCTGTAGCTTAACTGAATAAAGCATCTGACTACGGATCAGAAGACTCGGGGTTTGAATCCCTGCAGGCTCACTACTAATGAGGCAATTACGTATTAAACGTGGCTGCCTCATTTTTTATTTCAGGAAGCATGCTTTTAGTGCATCAATTCTGCCTTCAGCGTTAAGTTACTTCCGCCAAATCCTGCGTATTCAGCTTTAAGAAGTTTCAAATCCAACTGATTATGAAGATCCTTACCCTCCTTCTGATTTTGGTTGCTCCTTTCTGCCAATCCCAAAGCGCAAAAACCTTTGACCCGAATATCATATTAATAAATGTCGGCGATCTCGACCGTGTGGGAATTGCCAAACAACTGGGGATGATCAACAAGCTCAATCCAAAAGTCGTCGCCCTCGATCTGATATTTCAGGAAAGTCATGGAGATAATAAAGACAAGCTTCTTATTAAAGAGCTCTCAGGCTGCAAGAACCTGGTCATGGCAACATTAATTAAAAGCGTGGCCGCCGGCAGTGAAAAGAAATACATGGTTTCAGGGAATCATGCTGCCTTTCTACCTCCACGCTCAACCACCGGATTTACAAACCTGATCCTGGAAAAAGATGAAAGCCAGATAAAGTTTGCTGCTTGGCGAAAGGTAAATGAAAGACCACAAAAGGATACTGAATATCATTTCTCCATTCAGACTGCTATGGCCTTTGACAGCTCAAAGACATCAGAATTCTTAAGCAAAAATCTACAAACAATCGACATTGATTATTCCTACGATCTGAAAACAGTTAAGAGATACTCTGTTGAAGATGTATTGACAGGAAAGATCAATTCAAATGATGTGGAAGGAAAAATTGTTTTGCTTGGCTTCCTCGGTCCCGGTGATGAGGATAAAACAAAAATAATCTATAACAACGAAGTGAGGAGTTTGTACGAAATGGAAATACTCGCTACGATTCTGTCACAGGTATTGAATGCCCGGTGATTACTTTTTTCCTTGAATCAATGTTTTTGCCAATTCCATTTCTAAATCCTTGCCTTCCAGGATGTCCTTGATAGTATATTTAGGGGTGTGGGTCGGTAAAACACCACGACCTATCGGGTGCTTTTGATACATGTGTCCAATTTGAATGTTTGGAGAAATCCGAATCATTATTTTGCTATTCGGCAATTGAATAACGATGTTGTCACCACCGGTAGGTCCCTCATACGCCCCTCCCGTTTCCTCTCCAATGAAAACCGCGTCCGTAGTCTTTTTTAAATCAGAGGCCAGGTCGGCAGCACTCGAAAAAGAAATACCATTTATTAATACATACAATTTGCCGGTGAAAACATTCTCCTTTGGAGTTTTCAATATAAGATTATCGCTGTAGTCGTAGTTGTTGATCCAGAGATTATCATTGATTCTTCTCATATATTCATCATCGTTGTTGTATAACAATTTCGATGTATCCTTTTCAAGAATAACCTGTTTCAATGGTCGGAAATCTAAATGACTTAAATAGATATTCTGATAAAGTTTAAATGGTTTATTGTATAAATATGAAATCAATTCTATCTGTTGGCGTTCATCACCGCCTTCATTATTTCTGAGATCGATAATCAGATTCTTTATACCTCCGCTCCTGATTTTGGAAAAGGCCGAACTCAATAATGAGTCAAAATTTGGATCAATTGTCTTATCGTAAAATGAACGAGAAAGCGTCAGGATCGCATAGTCATTTTGCTTATCAATTTTAAATTTCGGAGAAGGCTCTTTAAACCAGGCTTGTTCGTCAATACTATATTTCCTCGCTAATAATTTTTGTCTCTCGGAAATTGATATACCTTTTACGGTGACGGTTTTTCTTTTCTGAGTGCCATATTCCAGGTAGTCGATTTTAAAAGAATCACTTCTGTCAACGTAGAGATGGTAATACAGGTCAAAGCCATGGAAAGGATAAAAGAAATACCTCTCCATCAATCTTAGCTTTCTGGTCCTGATGTATCCATCTGAAGCTATTCCAGGTATGATAGCATCAAATATCTCTTTGTCATTTTTTCCATTAATAGCCAATATTTGCGAGCCACCAGGAATCGACGAGTTACTGCAATCGTTTAGGATGTAAATTTTGTCTTCCAATATCTTGATATGAAAAGGCAATACCCTTTTCTCCAAAACGTCCTTTGCTAATTGCCCTTGAGGAATCGTGTAAAGGTGTCCGCAACGGACTGTTGCATTTGCCTTACTTACAAGAGCAAGAAAATCAAGCCCGGATATTTCGTTACTAATTCTTCTATTGATGCTATCAAATCGTGCATCCACTGTTCTCTTATCGTCATACTTATACAATCTCGGATGCACATATTCCAACGCAAACCGTAACCATCTGAAATCTTCAATTGCCTGCTCCTTTGTCAACGTTAGTGACTGTCCCTGAACGTTGTCCGCCACGAATACCAATGGCAAAATATTCAAAACAAAAAAAATACTTTTCTTGATTGTCATACTAGAATGAACTTTGAGAGGATTGATTAAAGCAAGTGGAAATAACCCGATTTAGAGAACGACTCTCTCACTTTCCAACAAACCCAGGCTTCCTCTTCTCAAGAAACGCCTTGACTCCTTCTTTATGATCTTCCGATCCTCCCGCAATCTCCTGACTGTATGCCTCGTATTCCAGCATCTCATCCAGGGAAGAGGTCGTTGACTTATTCAACATCTTCTTAATAATGCCGATCGCTTTCGTCGGCGCTTTCGCGAAATAATCTGTGTACTCTTTTACCGCCGCATCCAGTTGTGCCGCCGGAACAACCTTATTAACCAATCCAAGCTGCAGGGCTTCCGCCGCTTTAACCTTGCTTCCCATCGCACACAACTCAAACGCCTTGGCCATGCCTACCAGTCGCGGGAGAAAATAAGACGACCCTGAATCCGGCACCAAACCAATATTCACAAACACTTCAATAAGCGTTGCATCCTCTGAAGCTATGATCATATCACACGCCAGCGCCAGCGAACATCCTGCTCCTGCTGCCACTCCATTCAATCTGCAAAGTATCGGCTTCGGCAATCCCCGCATCGCACGAACGATCGGATTATATCTCTTGTGAAGTGAATCCAGAAAAGATCGCTTCTTACCTGTCGGCTCCGCTTTCAGATCCTGCCCAGAACAAAATGCTTTCCCCTCACCCGTCAATACCACCACTCTCACCGCATCATCTTTGGCAACCGCCTTCAACGCATCCTGAAATTCAAAAGTGATCTCATCATTCAACGCATTGTAAAACTCAGGACGGTTTAATGTGATGGTAGCAACACCCTCTGCTACTTCATATTTCAGAAATTGAAATGCCATAAAATATCAGCTTTAAAATTTTACTTAAAAAAGAAAGATCATTCCGAAGAAGCCGATCGAAAATCCCGTCACCGCTCCATACATTACTTCCCGTGGCGTGTGTGCATTGAGGTACAACCTTGAAGACATAACAGTACCCGCCACCAGCAGCACACCAATCGTTGGCCAGAGCATCGATCCATTCTCAACGGCCTTATTCAGCGGTACCATAATACCCAG
It contains:
- a CDS encoding outer membrane beta-barrel protein, with protein sequence MVVRSVMLLVFVLASVAGYSQQQDSIQAKAVSVPTTKKKTSRPDIPGSIVVELGLNFKNGVVPPDFQKGFWGSRTLNIYYQYQIRILKSRFSFTPGIGLSLERWKFTNNYTLTNSPVPDGVYAGTYALVPANSLYPGVTINRSQLINNYIEMPLELRYDTAPEDIARSINLAFGARFGILYDSFTKIDFSEGGEDKSIKNKQNHGMNTLRYGLYGRIGVGGFGIFSYVNMSPMFQDNKGPIQTSMNSVTIGISVNGF
- a CDS encoding 2-(1,2-epoxy-1,2-dihydrophenyl)acetyl-CoA isomerase is translated as MAFQFLKYEVAEGVATITLNRPEFYNALNDEITFEFQDALKAVAKDDAVRVVVLTGEGKAFCSGQDLKAEPTGKKRSFLDSLHKRYNPIVRAMRGLPKPILCRLNGVAAGAGCSLALACDMIIASEDATLIEVFVNIGLVPDSGSSYFLPRLVGMAKAFELCAMGSKVKAAEALQLGLVNKVVPAAQLDAAVKEYTDYFAKAPTKAIGIIKKMLNKSTTSSLDEMLEYEAYSQEIAGGSEDHKEGVKAFLEKRKPGFVGK
- a CDS encoding CHASE2 domain-containing protein — translated: MKILTLLLILVAPFCQSQSAKTFDPNIILINVGDLDRVGIAKQLGMINKLNPKVVALDLIFQESHGDNKDKLLIKELSGCKNLVMATLIKSVAAGSEKKYMVSGNHAAFLPPRSTTGFTNLILEKDESQIKFAAWRKVNERPQKDTEYHFSIQTAMAFDSSKTSEFLSKNLQTIDIDYSYDLKTVKRYSVEDVLTGKINSNDVEGKIVLLGFLGPGDEDKTKIIYNNEVRSLYEMEILATILSQVLNAR